One part of the Tunicatimonas pelagia genome encodes these proteins:
- a CDS encoding acyl-CoA thioester hydrolase/BAAT C-terminal domain-containing protein: MKSIILYSSGVLSLLIVSSCNSLSDRSGVIDYKLFLAVDEKRPMVVALGGSEGGMVYAGKETQGLRGSILSRGYHFLAIGYFGTSNTPDVLDRISLDAIYDTISRVSQLPFVDQNQIALFGGSRGGELVLNIASRYPDIAAVMAIVPSHVTLPARFGWNESSSWTFKGEEIPWVAASDEARALIDAGDFYGGFSKIIENPQSESVTEAAIEVEKINAPILFVSSSEDEVWPSTLMVNRMIERLEEDHRSGGRFQYHYQHVELEGGHAAFAKNYGVILDFLSEQLPVDK; the protein is encoded by the coding sequence ATGAAAAGTATAATCTTGTATAGTTCAGGAGTACTTAGTTTACTAATTGTATCCTCTTGTAATAGTCTCTCAGATAGAAGCGGAGTGATTGACTACAAATTATTTTTGGCGGTAGATGAAAAAAGGCCAATGGTTGTAGCCTTGGGAGGCAGCGAGGGTGGAATGGTATACGCTGGGAAAGAAACGCAGGGTTTGAGAGGTAGTATTTTATCCCGTGGGTATCACTTTCTAGCGATTGGTTATTTCGGTACTTCAAATACCCCTGACGTATTAGACCGAATTTCCTTAGATGCTATCTACGATACAATCAGCCGTGTTAGCCAGCTACCATTTGTTGATCAAAACCAGATTGCTCTTTTTGGCGGTTCAAGAGGAGGGGAACTCGTCCTTAACATAGCTTCAAGGTATCCAGATATTGCGGCGGTGATGGCTATTGTGCCTTCTCATGTAACGTTGCCCGCTCGGTTTGGATGGAACGAATCTTCCTCCTGGACATTCAAAGGCGAAGAAATTCCCTGGGTGGCTGCATCGGATGAAGCCAGAGCGTTGATAGATGCTGGGGATTTTTACGGAGGTTTTAGCAAGATAATTGAGAACCCTCAATCTGAATCTGTTACAGAAGCTGCGATAGAAGTAGAAAAGATCAATGCACCAATACTATTTGTTTCTTCTTCAGAAGATGAAGTATGGCCTTCTACGCTGATGGTTAATAGGATGATAGAGAGGCTCGAAGAGGACCACCGCAGCGGCGGCCGCTTTCAGTACCACTATCAACACGTTGAATTAGAAGGTGGTCATGCCGCGTTTGCTAAAAACTACGGAGTGATCTTAGATTTTTTAAGCGAGCAATTGCCCGTAGACAAATAG
- a CDS encoding Arc family DNA-binding protein, giving the protein MSKKKAFALRVSPEMMAAVEKWAADEFRSTNGQIEWIIDQALQKAGRKKKVKEGKKDPEAESSKQLSSRTGDRNTD; this is encoded by the coding sequence ATGTCGAAGAAGAAAGCATTTGCCTTACGAGTGAGTCCTGAGATGATGGCAGCCGTTGAAAAGTGGGCGGCTGATGAGTTCCGAAGTACCAACGGACAGATTGAGTGGATCATTGATCAGGCTCTGCAAAAGGCTGGAAGGAAGAAGAAAGTCAAAGAAGGAAAGAAAGACCCAGAAGCTGAGAGTTCGAAGCAACTCTCTTCCAGGACTGGAGATCGAAACACCGATTGA